A stretch of Candidatus Bathyarchaeota archaeon DNA encodes these proteins:
- a CDS encoding type II toxin-antitoxin system VapC family toxin → MRPLLDASALLNIVKRAELDKLRDVATLDLVLYEALNAIWKEHVLLERMDWNTAYEFSKLVSEVFNVIEKHGIEGLELDILQQAVEHGITIYDASYLTIAVKKNFILVTDDERLSEKIKNKIMVKNSRSI, encoded by the coding sequence TTGAGGCCCCTACTAGATGCCAGCGCCCTCCTCAACATCGTCAAGAGGGCTGAGCTGGACAAGCTGAGGGACGTGGCAACGCTGGATCTAGTCCTCTATGAAGCTCTCAACGCCATCTGGAAGGAGCACGTGCTACTTGAAAGGATGGATTGGAACACGGCCTACGAGTTCTCCAAACTCGTCTCAGAGGTCTTCAATGTGATTGAAAAACATGGAATAGAAGGATTGGAGCTGGATATCCTGCAACAAGCCGTTGAACACGGGATCACCATATACGACGCATCATACCTCACCATAGCAGTTAAGAAAAACTTCATCCTCGTAACAGATGATGAAAGACTCAGCGAAAAAATAAAGAATAAAATCATGGTAAAGAACAGCAGATCAATCTAA